The window GCAAGCTGGCCTGTTGCCTCATCCAGTTGTGAATTAACTGCTTGCACCCACTTTTGTAGCTGCACGCCGAGAGCATCCATTCCTTGGTCCAGCTTCTCCTGTCTGCCCTTCAGCTCCTCTAGCAGGTGTTGTGTTTCACTGGCAGCTTGCTGCCTCTTGCTTCGTGCAAAGGGAGCTCGCTGACGCAGCATGTAGCCCTCAAACTCTTCTGGACTGAGGTTGAGTGCTGGTCCATCCAGTTTTTCAATGAAGGCCACTGCACAAGACTAAAACAGAGGACAACAGCATGAGTGATTAACAGAtcttacaaaaaaacaaaaaaaacaaacgtaTTTTGTATGCCAGATGAGTGAATTTCACTACACTTGCAATAAACTGACCAAATTTGTGAAATAGTAGCCGCTCTCTCCTGCCATCAGACTGTGAGGGAGGCCAAAACGAATCACATATTGCATGTTGGAGTGTAATCGAGGTGGATTGGCCTTCAGCACAACATAAACCAGGCCTGACAGGAAGTCATCGGCATTAGCGGGCTCAGTGTTCGAGGTGGAGAGCGCTTCGAAAACGTGCTGACTGCATTTGGACACACATGCAAGTTTGTCCTGAGGCGCTCGTTTGGCATCCATCTCAATTATGGCTGTtggaaataaattaattgtCAAAGACCAGAATTTCAGAACTTGCATATGTGAAATTTGACATACTTTTCCTCATGAGATGAAGTAGTGAAACATAGAATCACCTGTTATAGCCGGCAGAAAGGGATCACCTGTGACTGTGGTGTTATTTTCTGGAAAAGGTACACCCAGCATCTGAGGAGTAACCCAGTTTAATGAACTGCAAAGACAAAGACATCAGTCAGCATCCAGCAGGTGTTTCGGTTAGGAGGTTTCAATTTAATGCAACACAGGTAACTTGTACGTAAATCTAACCGTATTCTTCTCTGCAGAGCCAGGTCCTTCTGTTCATCATCACAGCTGTCATGGCAGAAAACCCATTTGTGCAACCGTGTCATTATCAACTTCTCCACATGCTCCATTATCTGAGTGACCTGGGCCTCGGAGAAAcctaaatataaaaacaacaaaagtcattTAATATTCCCGTGTCAGCAGAATAAACAGCCCCAGGAATGTTGAACTGATCTGTACTCACTGCTAAAATATTCAGCAAAGGACTGGTAGAAATCCTGCACAAGATCTGACTGCTTCTGTACCGGCAGATCCTGTACAGATGATGAGACTCTAATCAGCTCTACCATGCAGTATCAAAGAGATTTTATGAAAATTGTAATGTGATAGAATAACCATATTAAACTCTTAAACAGATATTTACATGGTAAGCCTCCATTGTCTTGAGGAAAGCTGTACATCGGGACTGCAAACGCTGGGAGGATGGGCTCCGAAGTATCTTTAGGAAACCAGTGAAGTCCCCAGGCTCAAGGCCCTGGTAGGCTTTCAACACATTTGCATGTGTTTCAGAAGACTCTAGAGAAGGAAAAGGGAGATGTTAATTATCAACATCACAGATACCCAGGTTCAATCTCTAGTAGCAGGACCTTAAAATTGGTTGTACttagtttttttgttgatttttttccaattaCCAGCTCTCAAATGTATCTTTGTTATCATTTCTCTGTCAAGACCTTTTTGCTCTTAATTCTTAGGAGATATGCCCGGAGTCCGACCCAAATTTGGTGAAGCAGCTGATGAGGGATTTTTACTCttaggcacaaaaaaacattccacATACCGACGGGGCCTAAGAAACTACTGCATTTagaaacacactgtgaaaaGACAACTTTTCAAATTGATGTATCTGAGAGCACAGGATCAAAGTACACAGAGCTAACCAGAAGTACCTTGACGTTTGGGAGGTGATGGGCTACCCCAGAAGAGTCTCCTCATTGTGTTAATTCGACGGCCCTTTTCCgcatttttcttctcctcaaaTTTGGAGAAGGTGAGAGGAGTTCCGTCATTGGTTGGTCTGCAAGGAACGACAACATTAGATATCCAAAACTAAACCTGTTTTAATCTGAAGTACTTAAATTGCCTCCAGCTGATGGTTAGAGGATAGTGAAGTTACCAAAGCAGTTATTAACTATACATATTAATgagtaaataaaatgacaataacCACTATCTGCTTTATTTCATGGACTTAATAAAGTAGCTctatttatcttatcttattaaCATAACAATCTCCTCTGAAGTCTTTTCCTTAAAGGGAGAGCACAATGGTGTAACTGAAGTTTCTATGATGTATTACGTTTTAGGTGTTGTGACAAGAATCAATCTCCACACAAGACCACCACCTTAATATAGCAAACCATGGTCAAAATGTCATTATACCTGATGT of the Thunnus maccoyii chromosome 9, fThuMac1.1, whole genome shotgun sequence genome contains:
- the LOC121904454 gene encoding rab5 GDP/GTP exchange factor-like, yielding MWTDKQRGIRVSQEELLCKNACGYYGNPAWQGFCSKCWRERARPAGAERQDARPTNDGTPLTFSKFEEKKNAEKGRRINTMRRLFWGSPSPPKRQESSETHANVLKAYQGLEPGDFTGFLKILRSPSSQRLQSRCTAFLKTMEAYHDLPVQKQSDLVQDFYQSFAEYFSSFSEAQVTQIMEHVEKLIMTRLHKWVFCHDSCDDEQKDLALQRRIRSLNWVTPQMLGVPFPENNTTVTGDPFLPAITAIIEMDAKRAPQDKLACVSKCSQHVFEALSTSNTEPANADDFLSGLVYVVLKANPPRLHSNMQYVIRFGLPHSLMAGESGYYFTNLSCAVAFIEKLDGPALNLSPEEFEGYMLRQRAPFARSKRQQAASETQHLLEELKGRQEKLDQGMDALGVQLQKWVQAVNSQLDEATGQLAVVQKEITAQSELSQLSSSSHDTVPPGDDTKDQTVLVFSDECAGPEDTDC